The proteins below are encoded in one region of Candidatus Rokuibacteriota bacterium:
- a CDS encoding 3-hydroxyacyl-CoA dehydrogenase NAD-binding domain-containing protein has product MSDLVTFDKQGSVGVITVNNPPVNALSQGVRQGLLDGIAKGLADPGVSAMVIIGGGRTFIAGADIREFGKPPQPPDLHSVLAAIEGSGKPVVAAIHGTALGGGLEVCLACHYRVAVAAGQVGLPEVKLGLLPGAGGTQRLPRVAGVEAALKMIVSGDPVRAPKAKELGIVDEVVGDDLRAGAVTFAERVVAEKRPLRKISAMDDKLQAARANPALFDTFRKSIEREARGYLAPFKCIEAVQAAVTLPFADGLKKERALFQECMASPQSKGQIHAFFAEREATKISDVPPGTPAKKIERAAVIGAGTMGGGIAMNFANAGIPVTVVEVAQEALDRGLAVVRKNYAATVEKGRLSQADMDKRVGLITGSLDRAAVREADIVIEAVFEEMGVKKEVFAALDKIAKPGAVLASNTSTLDIDQIASATSRPEAVIGTHFFSPANVMRLLELVRGAKTSKETIATSAELSRRIGKVWVLAGNCDGFIGNRMLHPYLREAEFLVEEGATPQQVDKVIYDFGFAMGPFAMQDLAGLDVGWRIRKGKAATRRKDLRYSHVGDRLCEQGRFGQKTGAGWYRYEAGSRAPKPDPEVEAVIVAAAKEGGIARRTVSDEEVLTRCLWALVNEGARILEEGIALRSSDIDVTYLYGYGFPRYRGGPMFYADQVGLKKVYSDVAGFHTRHGEPWAPAPLLERLAKEGKGFRDALTS; this is encoded by the coding sequence ATGAGTGACCTCGTCACGTTCGACAAGCAGGGCAGCGTCGGCGTCATCACCGTCAACAACCCGCCCGTCAACGCGCTCTCCCAGGGCGTCCGCCAGGGGCTGCTGGACGGCATCGCCAAGGGATTGGCTGACCCCGGCGTCAGCGCCATGGTCATCATCGGCGGCGGCCGCACCTTCATCGCGGGCGCCGACATCCGCGAGTTCGGCAAGCCGCCCCAGCCGCCCGATCTCCACAGCGTCCTCGCCGCGATCGAAGGCAGCGGAAAGCCCGTGGTAGCGGCAATCCACGGCACGGCGCTCGGCGGCGGTCTCGAAGTCTGCCTCGCCTGCCACTATCGCGTCGCCGTCGCTGCGGGGCAGGTGGGGCTGCCGGAGGTCAAGCTGGGGCTCCTGCCTGGCGCGGGCGGTACGCAGCGATTGCCTCGGGTCGCGGGAGTCGAGGCCGCGCTCAAGATGATCGTGAGCGGCGACCCCGTCCGGGCGCCCAAGGCCAAGGAGCTTGGGATTGTCGACGAGGTCGTGGGCGACGACCTCCGCGCCGGCGCCGTCACCTTTGCCGAGCGCGTCGTCGCCGAGAAGCGGCCGTTGCGGAAGATCTCGGCCATGGACGACAAGCTCCAGGCCGCGCGGGCCAACCCCGCGCTTTTCGATACCTTCAGGAAGAGCATCGAGCGGGAGGCGCGCGGCTACCTCGCCCCCTTCAAGTGCATCGAGGCCGTGCAGGCCGCGGTCACGCTGCCGTTTGCAGACGGGCTCAAGAAGGAGCGCGCGCTCTTCCAGGAGTGCATGGCCTCCCCGCAGTCCAAGGGGCAGATCCACGCCTTCTTCGCCGAGCGCGAGGCGACCAAGATCTCCGACGTGCCGCCCGGCACGCCCGCCAAGAAGATCGAGCGCGCGGCTGTCATCGGCGCCGGCACCATGGGCGGCGGCATCGCCATGAACTTCGCCAATGCCGGCATCCCGGTGACCGTGGTGGAAGTGGCGCAGGAGGCGCTCGATCGCGGCCTCGCCGTCGTCAGGAAGAACTACGCCGCCACCGTCGAGAAGGGGCGGCTCTCCCAGGCCGACATGGACAAGCGCGTGGGCCTGATCACGGGCTCGCTCGACCGCGCGGCCGTCCGCGAGGCGGACATCGTCATCGAGGCGGTGTTCGAGGAGATGGGCGTCAAGAAGGAAGTCTTCGCCGCCCTCGACAAGATCGCCAAGCCGGGCGCCGTCCTCGCCTCCAACACCTCGACGCTCGACATCGACCAGATCGCGTCCGCGACGTCGCGCCCCGAGGCGGTGATCGGCACGCACTTCTTCAGCCCGGCCAACGTGATGCGCCTCCTCGAGCTGGTGCGCGGCGCCAAGACCTCGAAGGAGACCATCGCGACGTCGGCCGAGCTGTCGCGCCGCATCGGCAAGGTGTGGGTGCTGGCGGGCAACTGCGACGGCTTCATCGGCAACCGGATGCTCCACCCCTATCTCCGCGAGGCGGAGTTCCTCGTCGAGGAGGGCGCGACGCCCCAGCAGGTGGACAAGGTCATCTACGATTTCGGCTTCGCTATGGGCCCCTTCGCCATGCAGGACCTGGCGGGCCTCGACGTCGGCTGGCGGATCCGCAAGGGCAAGGCCGCCACGCGGCGGAAGGACCTGCGCTACTCGCACGTGGGCGACAGGCTCTGCGAGCAGGGGCGCTTCGGCCAGAAGACCGGTGCCGGCTGGTACCGCTACGAGGCGGGCTCGCGCGCGCCCAAGCCCGACCCCGAGGTCGAGGCGGTCATCGTCGCGGCGGCCAAGGAGGGCGGCATCGCGCGGCGGACGGTGAGCGACGAAGAGGTCCTCACGCGGTGCCTGTGGGCCCTCGTCAACGAGGGCGCCCGCATCCTCGAGGAGGGCATCGCGCTCCGCTCGAGCGACATCGACGTCACCTATCTCTACGGCTACGGCTTCCCGCGCTACCGCGGGGGCCCCATGTTCTACGCCGACCAGGTCGGGCTCAAGAAGGTCTACTCTGACGTGGCGGGCTTCCACACCCGGCACGGCGAGCCCTGGGCGCCGGCGCCGCTTCTCGAGCGGTTGGCGAAGGAAGGCAAGGGCTTCCGTGACGCCTTGACATCATGA
- a CDS encoding branched-chain amino acid ABC transporter permease: MGRHPVAAFGMFFAVFPFLMPYKSLASQVLIFGLFALGFNLLYGYTGLLSFGHAAYYGLGAYGTGIALAKLKLGSLWLGIAAGPLLAVLGGIAIGFFCLRRRGIYFAMLTLAFAQLLYFVAFHLSDVTGGDDGLRGIPQLPLNLFGWKIDLEGSLAFYYFTFVLVWLAVAGLKRILDSPFGTVLQAIRENGDRAAACGYDVRRVKHLSFVFSAFFAGLAGGLDALRLAVVPVESLYWVTSGQVVIMTLLGGAGTFFGPFVGAGTYLVLGDRLAVFTERWPLVIGLIFMAFVLFLPKGIWGTLIDRLPGGTSAGAKP; encoded by the coding sequence GTGGGCCGCCATCCTGTGGCGGCCTTCGGCATGTTCTTCGCGGTGTTTCCGTTCCTCATGCCGTACAAGTCACTGGCGTCCCAGGTTCTGATCTTCGGACTCTTCGCGCTCGGCTTCAACCTTCTCTACGGCTACACGGGCCTCCTGTCCTTCGGCCACGCGGCCTACTACGGCCTCGGCGCCTACGGCACGGGCATCGCGCTCGCCAAGCTCAAGCTGGGCTCGCTCTGGCTCGGGATCGCCGCGGGGCCGCTCCTGGCCGTCCTGGGCGGCATCGCCATCGGCTTCTTTTGCCTGAGGCGGCGCGGCATCTACTTCGCCATGCTGACGCTCGCCTTTGCCCAGCTCCTCTACTTCGTCGCGTTCCACCTGTCTGACGTGACGGGCGGCGACGACGGTCTGCGCGGCATTCCTCAGCTGCCGCTCAATCTCTTCGGCTGGAAGATCGACCTCGAAGGCTCGCTGGCTTTTTACTACTTCACGTTTGTCCTGGTCTGGCTCGCGGTCGCGGGCCTCAAGCGGATCCTCGACTCGCCCTTCGGCACCGTGCTCCAGGCAATCCGTGAGAACGGCGACCGCGCGGCGGCGTGCGGCTACGACGTCCGCCGCGTCAAGCACCTGTCCTTCGTCTTCTCGGCGTTCTTCGCGGGCCTGGCTGGGGGGCTGGACGCGCTGCGGCTGGCCGTCGTGCCCGTCGAGTCGCTGTACTGGGTCACGTCTGGTCAGGTGGTGATCATGACGCTTCTCGGTGGTGCGGGCACCTTCTTCGGGCCCTTCGTCGGCGCCGGCACGTATCTGGTGCTTGGAGACCGGCTGGCCGTCTTCACCGAGCGCTGGCCGCTCGTGATCGGCCTCATCTTCATGGCGTTCGTGCTGTTCCTGCCCAAGGGCATCTGGGGCACATTGATCGACAGACTCCCGGGCGGCACCTCCGCCGGAGCGAAACCGTAG
- the pdhA gene encoding pyruvate dehydrogenase (acetyl-transferring) E1 component subunit alpha, whose product MPRTQIEPQFPTERLSILDSDGTLDAKLEPKLSPDDLKRLYRAMVLGRRLDERMLKLQRQGRIGTFAPIKGQEASQMGSVFTLRPTDWMVPSFRETASMLWRGWPIEKILALFAGRLEGSQPGPEQRDLPITIPVATQLPHAVGIAYGIQYRGEDAVVMVYFGDGATSEGDFHEACNFAGVWHVPVVFVCQNNQWAISVPLKKQTNSRTIAQKALAYGFPGIQVDGNDVLAVYAASRDAVDKARAGEGPTLIECVTYRLGVHTTADDPTKYRSDEEVKAWEQKDPLTRFRAYLEKKGLIDPSVDEQVDEEIARAVERFEAVPAADPLGMFDHAYAELPPDVAAERAELAGRLEAAADATAPAGSEPVSPPMRGQRRTSRWQN is encoded by the coding sequence ATGCCCAGGACCCAGATCGAGCCGCAATTCCCCACCGAGCGCCTGTCCATCCTGGACAGCGACGGCACGCTCGACGCCAAGCTCGAGCCCAAGCTCTCCCCCGATGACCTCAAGCGGCTCTACCGCGCCATGGTGCTGGGCCGGCGCCTCGACGAGCGGATGCTCAAGCTCCAGCGCCAGGGCAGGATCGGCACCTTCGCGCCGATCAAGGGGCAGGAAGCCTCGCAGATGGGCAGTGTCTTCACGCTCAGGCCCACCGACTGGATGGTGCCCTCCTTCCGCGAGACGGCGTCCATGCTCTGGCGCGGCTGGCCCATCGAGAAGATCCTGGCGCTCTTCGCCGGCCGGCTCGAGGGCAGCCAGCCGGGCCCCGAGCAGCGCGACCTGCCCATCACCATTCCCGTGGCGACCCAGCTGCCTCACGCGGTGGGCATCGCGTACGGCATCCAGTACCGGGGCGAGGACGCGGTGGTCATGGTCTACTTCGGCGACGGCGCGACCTCCGAAGGCGACTTCCACGAGGCGTGTAACTTCGCCGGCGTCTGGCACGTGCCCGTGGTCTTCGTCTGCCAGAACAACCAGTGGGCCATCTCCGTGCCGCTCAAGAAGCAGACCAACTCGCGCACGATCGCCCAGAAGGCGTTGGCCTACGGCTTCCCCGGCATCCAGGTGGACGGCAACGACGTGCTGGCAGTCTACGCGGCGAGCCGGGACGCCGTCGACAAGGCGCGGGCGGGGGAGGGGCCGACGCTCATCGAGTGCGTCACGTATCGTCTCGGCGTGCATACGACGGCGGACGACCCGACCAAGTACCGCTCGGACGAAGAGGTCAAGGCCTGGGAGCAGAAGGACCCGCTGACGCGCTTCCGCGCCTACCTCGAGAAGAAGGGATTGATCGACCCTTCGGTGGACGAGCAGGTGGACGAGGAGATCGCCCGCGCCGTCGAGCGCTTCGAGGCGGTGCCGGCCGCCGACCCGCTCGGCATGTTCGACCACGCGTACGCGGAGCTGCCGCCGGACGTGGCGGCCGAGCGCGCGGAGCTGGCGGGGCGCCTGGAAGCCGCGGCGGACGCCACCGCGCCCGCCGGCTCCGAGCCCGTCTCGCCCCCGATGCGGGGCCAGCGGAGGACGAGCCGTTGGCAGAATTGA
- a CDS encoding branched-chain amino acid ABC transporter permease, whose translation MDFSLAAVLPQIFTGLVLGMLFVLLAIGLSLIFGLMTVVNFSHGALYMLGAYFTVFFLGYTRNFWLALLLAPLMVGTFGLLIERFLIRRLYGRSPDDPLLLTFGLSLVLIETAKIIWGKIGLTLDPPRELAGTVNLGFMIFPAYRLFVIAVTIVVLFGLWAFLTRTNVGLIIRAGSRDPLMVRALGINLNRIWLLVFGIGCGLAGLAGALAGPMRGAYAEMGVTMVIESFVVVVVGGMGSLLGAVVAGILMGQVVGITTYFAPKAAEIMVFVVMAVVLLVRPSGIFGEAGLAE comes from the coding sequence ATGGACTTCTCGCTCGCCGCGGTCCTGCCCCAGATCTTCACCGGTCTGGTGCTGGGGATGCTCTTCGTGCTGCTCGCGATCGGCCTGTCGCTGATCTTCGGGCTCATGACCGTGGTCAATTTCTCGCACGGGGCGCTGTATATGCTGGGCGCCTACTTCACCGTGTTCTTTCTCGGTTACACGCGCAACTTCTGGCTGGCGCTGCTGCTGGCGCCGCTCATGGTCGGGACGTTCGGGCTCCTCATCGAGCGCTTCCTCATCCGGAGGCTCTACGGTCGGAGCCCGGACGATCCTCTGCTGCTCACGTTCGGACTCTCCCTCGTGCTCATCGAAACCGCCAAGATCATCTGGGGGAAGATCGGGCTCACGCTCGATCCCCCGCGTGAGCTTGCCGGGACGGTCAATCTGGGCTTCATGATCTTTCCCGCGTACCGCCTCTTCGTCATCGCGGTCACCATCGTCGTCCTCTTCGGTCTCTGGGCCTTCCTGACGCGCACCAATGTCGGCCTCATCATCCGCGCGGGCTCGCGCGACCCGCTGATGGTCCGGGCGCTCGGCATCAACCTCAACCGCATCTGGCTGCTCGTCTTCGGCATCGGCTGCGGCCTGGCGGGTCTCGCGGGAGCGCTCGCAGGCCCGATGCGGGGCGCCTACGCCGAGATGGGTGTCACGATGGTCATCGAGTCTTTCGTGGTGGTCGTCGTGGGCGGGATGGGCAGCCTCCTCGGCGCCGTGGTCGCAGGCATCCTGATGGGGCAAGTGGTAGGCATCACCACCTACTTCGCACCCAAGGCCGCCGAGATCATGGTCTTCGTCGTGATGGCAGTGGTCCTCCTCGTCCGGCCCAGCGGCATCTTCGGCGAGGCCGGGCTCGCGGAGTGA
- a CDS encoding BrnA antitoxin family protein — MRKEFDFSKARRSEFWKHMPPPDQLARHTKERITIFIDLDILNFFRARAAKRGKPPYQTQINQALREYMEGSPPPGKGALVADEKLISRLAERIAEYSTTKRKKRRAKKAKA, encoded by the coding sequence ATGAGGAAAGAATTCGACTTCAGTAAGGCGCGGCGGTCCGAGTTCTGGAAACACATGCCGCCCCCGGACCAGCTCGCCCGCCACACTAAGGAGCGGATCACGATCTTCATCGACCTCGACATCTTGAACTTTTTCAGGGCCAGGGCGGCCAAGCGCGGCAAGCCGCCGTACCAGACCCAGATCAACCAGGCCCTGCGCGAGTACATGGAGGGCAGCCCTCCCCCGGGCAAGGGCGCCTTGGTCGCTGACGAGAAGCTCATCTCGCGGCTTGCCGAGCGGATCGCCGAGTACTCGACCACGAAGCGGAAGAAGCGTCGGGCGAAGAAGGCCAAGGCCTAG
- a CDS encoding alpha-ketoacid dehydrogenase subunit beta codes for MAKLNMVKALNLALLEEMEGDPDVLIIGEDVGVDGGVFRVTEDLHRRFGGTRVIDSPLAEAAIIGCSVGMALYGLKPVCEIQFSGFAFQCFHQIENHAARYRQRSQGRFHCQMVIRMPFGGGVRALEHHSESEEQFYAHIPGLKMVIPSGPRTARALLVAAIRDPDPVVFFEHKALYHASKEEVPDESEAMPIGRAQVVREGRGLTLIAYGAMLRVALEAAETLQAEDGVAPEVIDLLTISPLDRETLTASVAKTGRAVIVHEAPRSFGPGAEIAASIMEGAFLSLEAPIRRVAAYDVPFPGFAREKANVPDVARVLAAARETLAF; via the coding sequence ATGGCAAAGCTGAACATGGTCAAGGCGCTGAACCTGGCCCTCCTCGAGGAGATGGAGGGGGACCCGGACGTGCTCATCATCGGCGAGGACGTGGGCGTGGATGGCGGCGTCTTCCGCGTGACGGAGGACCTGCACCGGCGCTTCGGCGGCACCCGCGTCATCGACAGCCCGCTCGCCGAGGCGGCCATCATCGGCTGCTCGGTCGGCATGGCGCTCTACGGGCTCAAGCCCGTCTGCGAGATCCAGTTCTCCGGCTTCGCCTTCCAGTGCTTTCACCAGATCGAGAACCACGCCGCGCGCTACCGCCAGCGCAGCCAGGGGCGCTTCCACTGCCAGATGGTGATCCGCATGCCGTTCGGCGGCGGCGTCCGCGCGCTCGAGCACCACTCCGAGAGCGAGGAGCAGTTCTACGCCCACATCCCCGGGCTCAAGATGGTCATCCCGTCGGGGCCGCGCACGGCGCGCGCGCTGCTCGTCGCCGCGATCCGCGACCCCGACCCCGTCGTCTTCTTCGAGCACAAGGCGCTGTACCACGCGTCCAAGGAGGAAGTGCCCGACGAGAGCGAGGCCATGCCCATCGGCAGGGCGCAGGTCGTCCGCGAGGGGCGGGGGCTGACCCTGATCGCCTACGGCGCGATGCTGCGGGTGGCGCTCGAGGCGGCGGAAACGCTCCAGGCGGAGGACGGCGTGGCGCCCGAGGTCATCGACCTGCTGACCATCTCGCCGCTCGACCGCGAGACGCTGACGGCCTCCGTCGCCAAAACCGGGCGCGCCGTCATCGTCCACGAGGCGCCGCGGAGCTTCGGCCCCGGCGCCGAGATCGCGGCCAGCATCATGGAGGGCGCCTTCCTCTCGCTTGAGGCGCCCATCCGCCGGGTCGCGGCCTACGACGTGCCCTTCCCAGGCTTCGCGCGCGAGAAGGCGAACGTGCCTGACGTCGCGCGCGTCCTTGCCGCCGCCCGCGAGACCCTGGCCTTCTAG
- a CDS encoding dihydrolipoamide acetyltransferase family protein has translation MARTFVLPDLGEGLIEAEIRAVLVHEGDVVKEDSPLLEVETDKAQVEIPSPFAGRVEKIHVQPGQTVKVGQPLVSFADGGGTAAPARSAPAAAASAGPAALPKPAPRVDGGPVAAAPATRRLARELGVELQAVRGTGPGGRITDDDVRASAGTPSGAPGEPGAPARAAAPAGPAKPLAAVGLEPPPLPKFEQWGPVERQPLSHLRRTIAERMALSAALIPHVTHFDKADVTDLNAIVTRSFEAAKQRGITLTLTSFLLKAAALALHEHPQFNASLDAGAGELILKRYCHLGIAVATDRGLIVPVIRDVDTKPVMDIARELAALAQRVRDGKAALDDLRGGTFTITNIGALGGTGAIPIINYPEVAILAVARGREEPVVRGGQIVARMMLPITLTFDHRVADGADGARFAQAIIRRLEAPETLFVGW, from the coding sequence ATGGCGCGCACTTTTGTCCTGCCAGATCTCGGCGAGGGATTGATCGAAGCCGAAATCCGCGCCGTCCTGGTCCACGAGGGCGACGTCGTGAAGGAGGACTCGCCGCTCCTCGAGGTCGAGACCGACAAGGCGCAGGTCGAGATCCCGTCGCCCTTCGCCGGGCGCGTGGAGAAGATCCATGTCCAGCCCGGACAGACCGTCAAGGTCGGCCAGCCGCTCGTGAGCTTCGCCGATGGCGGTGGCACGGCGGCGCCGGCACGCTCTGCCCCCGCGGCTGCCGCATCGGCGGGGCCGGCGGCGCTGCCCAAGCCGGCGCCACGCGTCGACGGCGGGCCGGTTGCGGCCGCGCCCGCGACGCGGCGCCTCGCGCGCGAGCTGGGCGTGGAGCTTCAGGCCGTGCGCGGCACGGGCCCCGGGGGCCGCATCACCGACGACGACGTGCGCGCGAGCGCGGGCACGCCCTCGGGCGCGCCTGGGGAGCCCGGGGCGCCCGCGCGCGCCGCCGCTCCCGCGGGCCCGGCCAAGCCGCTCGCCGCCGTCGGGCTCGAGCCGCCGCCCTTGCCCAAGTTCGAGCAGTGGGGGCCCGTCGAGCGCCAGCCGCTCTCGCATCTGCGCCGCACCATTGCCGAGCGCATGGCGCTGTCGGCCGCGCTGATCCCGCACGTGACCCACTTCGACAAGGCCGACGTCACCGATCTGAACGCCATCGTCACGCGAAGCTTCGAGGCGGCCAAGCAGCGCGGCATCACGCTGACGCTCACGAGCTTCCTCCTCAAGGCGGCGGCGCTGGCGCTCCACGAGCACCCGCAGTTCAACGCGAGCCTCGATGCCGGGGCGGGGGAGCTGATCCTCAAGCGCTACTGCCACCTCGGCATCGCCGTGGCGACGGACCGGGGCCTCATCGTCCCGGTGATCCGCGACGTGGACACGAAGCCCGTCATGGACATCGCCCGCGAGCTTGCGGCGCTCGCCCAGCGGGTGCGCGACGGCAAGGCGGCGCTCGACGACCTCCGCGGCGGCACCTTCACGATCACCAATATCGGCGCGCTCGGCGGCACGGGCGCCATTCCCATCATCAATTACCCGGAAGTGGCGATCCTCGCCGTCGCGCGGGGCAGGGAGGAGCCCGTCGTGCGGGGCGGCCAGATTGTGGCGCGCATGATGCTGCCGATCACCCTGACCTTCGACCACCGCGTGGCCGACGGCGCGGACGGCGCGCGCTTTGCCCAAGCCATTATCCGCCGCCTCGAAGCGCCGGAAACGCTCTTCGTCGGGTGGTAG
- the lpdA gene encoding dihydrolipoyl dehydrogenase, translated as MGDLVTEVDVAVLGGGPGGYSAAFRCAELGLEVVVVDAGKRLGGACLYEGCIPSKALLHVAAVIGEAERAKEFGLDFGEPRISLDPLRKWKTERVVGKLSRGLASVAKAKGVQVIGGRGAFEDSRSIRVGGDEPQVLRFKHAIIATGSLPSRVQGLDLESERIMDSTAALEVPEIPERLLVIGGGYIGLELGQVYAALGSRVTVVEMTDGLLPGADRDLVQPLARRCEKLFAAIHLKSKVTALRESGSAIEASIEGQAPQSFDRVLVAVGRRAVTDGLGLEATKIGISERGVISVDERCRTADPHIYAVGDVTGDPMLAHRAMRQGKVAAEVIAGRPSAFDNAAVPAVVFTDPEVAWCGLMEADAQREGRAIKVAKFPWAASGRAATIGRSDGLTKLIVDAATGCVLGAGIVGPGAGELIAEAALAIETAVTAEDLALTIHAHPTLSESLMEAAESLLHGGSK; from the coding sequence ATGGGCGACCTGGTGACTGAGGTGGACGTGGCCGTGCTGGGCGGCGGGCCCGGCGGGTATTCGGCAGCGTTCCGCTGCGCGGAGCTGGGGCTCGAGGTGGTCGTGGTGGACGCGGGGAAGCGGCTGGGTGGGGCGTGTCTCTATGAAGGCTGCATCCCGTCCAAGGCGCTGCTCCACGTCGCGGCGGTGATCGGCGAGGCCGAGCGCGCGAAGGAGTTCGGGCTCGACTTCGGCGAGCCGCGCATCTCGCTTGACCCGCTCCGCAAGTGGAAGACCGAGCGCGTCGTGGGCAAGCTCTCCCGCGGCCTCGCCTCCGTGGCCAAGGCCAAGGGCGTGCAGGTCATCGGCGGCCGCGGCGCGTTCGAAGACTCGCGGAGCATCCGGGTCGGCGGCGACGAGCCGCAGGTGCTGCGCTTCAAGCACGCGATCATCGCGACGGGCTCGCTGCCTTCGCGCGTGCAGGGGCTCGACCTCGAGAGCGAGCGCATCATGGACTCGACTGCCGCGCTCGAGGTGCCCGAGATTCCCGAACGGCTGCTCGTCATCGGCGGCGGCTACATCGGCCTCGAGCTGGGCCAGGTCTACGCCGCTCTCGGCAGCCGCGTGACCGTCGTCGAGATGACCGACGGACTCCTGCCGGGGGCTGACCGCGACCTCGTCCAGCCGCTGGCGCGCCGCTGTGAGAAGCTCTTCGCCGCGATCCATCTCAAGAGCAAGGTCACGGCCCTCAGGGAATCGGGGAGCGCCATCGAGGCGAGTATCGAAGGACAGGCCCCTCAGTCTTTCGACCGCGTGCTGGTCGCCGTCGGCCGCCGCGCGGTCACCGACGGCCTCGGGCTCGAGGCGACGAAGATCGGGATCAGCGAGCGCGGCGTGATTTCCGTGGACGAGCGCTGCCGGACGGCCGACCCGCATATCTACGCGGTGGGCGACGTCACGGGCGACCCGATGCTCGCGCATCGGGCCATGCGCCAGGGCAAGGTGGCTGCCGAGGTCATTGCCGGGCGGCCGTCTGCCTTCGACAATGCCGCGGTCCCCGCCGTGGTATTCACGGATCCGGAGGTCGCGTGGTGCGGCCTCATGGAGGCTGACGCCCAGCGCGAGGGCCGCGCGATCAAGGTCGCGAAGTTCCCCTGGGCCGCCTCGGGACGCGCGGCGACCATCGGGCGCAGCGACGGCCTGACCAAGCTCATCGTGGATGCTGCGACGGGTTGTGTGCTCGGCGCCGGCATCGTCGGCCCCGGGGCGGGGGAGCTGATCGCCGAGGCCGCGCTGGCCATCGAGACGGCCGTTACCGCCGAAGACCTCGCACTGACCATCCACGCGCACCCGACCCTTTCCGAAAGCCTGATGGAGGCGGCCGAGAGCCTCCTCCACGGAGGATCCAAATGA
- a CDS encoding ABC transporter substrate-binding protein has translation MASISRRKFLGATGATAGAVAAHGLFPSVLRAQAEPLRIGCPLPLTGPFAALAADMQRGAQLAVDELNAKGGVMGRKVEVLFRDDELKPAVGAQRTKELIENQKCQFIVGGLAAHVQMAINEQTKKAKVLFISTSQSDEISAKPDTSPITFHEALNPTITSRVMGTWIAQNLGKKWWIIYADYAWGKQNNAVLQDTLKKQGGTLLGATPYPLGSAEFSAHLPKIQAAKPDVLVSVTPGADNIAYLKQARSFGMDKTMKLAQPLLWISYLKEGGPELYSDIYGSINWYWELQDTIPSAKKFVEASMKKFNMPPGDYGAYSYSGVLEVGRGVELAKSTDAEAVANALRKSPVYDHFKGKEWWRACDNKAMQDMWIVKGRGPGKTKGDWGLMDIVAKVAADEKYDRTCAEKGFV, from the coding sequence ATGGCGTCGATCTCACGTCGCAAATTTCTGGGCGCAACGGGCGCGACCGCCGGAGCGGTCGCCGCTCATGGGCTCTTTCCCTCGGTGCTCCGCGCGCAGGCTGAGCCGCTTCGCATCGGGTGCCCGCTGCCGCTGACTGGACCCTTCGCGGCCCTGGCCGCGGACATGCAGCGCGGCGCGCAGCTCGCCGTGGACGAGCTCAACGCAAAGGGCGGTGTCATGGGCCGCAAGGTCGAGGTGCTCTTCCGCGACGACGAGCTCAAGCCGGCCGTCGGCGCCCAGCGCACGAAGGAGCTGATCGAGAACCAGAAGTGCCAGTTCATCGTCGGCGGCCTCGCCGCGCATGTCCAGATGGCCATCAATGAACAGACCAAGAAAGCCAAGGTTCTCTTCATCTCCACCAGCCAGTCCGACGAGATCAGCGCCAAGCCCGACACGAGCCCCATCACATTCCACGAGGCGCTCAACCCCACCATCACCTCGCGCGTCATGGGCACCTGGATTGCCCAGAACCTCGGAAAGAAGTGGTGGATTATCTACGCCGACTACGCCTGGGGCAAGCAGAACAACGCGGTGCTCCAGGACACGCTCAAGAAGCAGGGCGGCACGCTCCTCGGCGCCACCCCGTACCCGCTCGGCAGCGCGGAGTTCTCGGCCCACCTGCCGAAGATCCAGGCGGCCAAGCCCGACGTGCTCGTGTCGGTAACTCCCGGCGCGGACAATATCGCCTACCTCAAGCAGGCCCGGAGCTTCGGGATGGACAAGACCATGAAGCTCGCTCAGCCGCTGCTGTGGATCTCGTACCTGAAGGAAGGCGGGCCGGAGCTCTACTCGGACATCTACGGCTCGATCAACTGGTACTGGGAGCTGCAGGATACGATCCCGTCGGCGAAGAAGTTCGTCGAGGCGTCCATGAAGAAGTTCAACATGCCGCCCGGCGACTACGGCGCGTACTCCTACTCGGGAGTGCTCGAGGTCGGGCGCGGAGTCGAGCTGGCCAAGTCGACCGACGCCGAGGCCGTCGCGAACGCGCTCAGGAAGAGCCCCGTCTACGACCACTTCAAGGGCAAGGAGTGGTGGCGGGCCTGCGACAACAAGGCCATGCAGGACATGTGGATTGTCAAGGGGCGAGGTCCCGGCAAGACCAAGGGCGATTGGGGGCTGATGGATATCGTGGCCAAGGTGGCCGCGGACGAGAAGTACGACCGGACCTGCGCCGAGAAGGGGTTCGTCTAG